Proteins encoded within one genomic window of Cucumis sativus cultivar 9930 chromosome 3, Cucumber_9930_V3, whole genome shotgun sequence:
- the LOC101220110 gene encoding heavy metal-associated isoprenylated plant protein 5, translated as MGEAKVEESAAKNEAEKKPAAPVPAPAPAAVPVVKDGGAKKEEGGAVTAIYKIDMHCEGCAKKIKRAVRHVKDVESVKADCGANKLTVIGRMDVVAVKQKLELKTKKKVELISPQPKKDAPAAAAAAPAAAEKKPEEKKAPEEKPKESTVVLKIRLHCEGCIQKIRRIILKINGVQSVDLDGVKDLVTVKGTMDVKQLEPYLKDKLKRKVEIVPPKKEEAAGEKTKEESPAPAAAAGGGEKKKEEAGGGGEKKEKEGGGGEKKEGGGGEQKEKEGGGEKKEGESKPAPAAAPAAAGEGGGVKPADVVNKFEYYGGYPFQQLYYEAPMQYQSYSMEANPSYYNPNYGYNNHGYDNHGYVDHRYDVVPMDPHFPHHMRNDQPQMFSDENPNACSVM; from the exons ATGGGAGAG GCAAAAGTGGAAGAATCAGCCGCTAAAAATGAGGCCGAGAAGAAGCCGGCGGCACCTGTACCAGCTCCGGCTCCGGCGGCTGTACCGGTAGTCAAGGATGGCGGAGCTAAGAAAGAGGAGGGCGGAGCAGTCACAGCCATATATAAAATCGACATGCATTGCGAAGGGTGTGCGAAAAAGATTAAACGAGCTGTACGACATGTAAAAG ATGTTGAGAGTGTGAAGGCGGATTGTGGAGCGAATAAGTTAACTGTGATTGGTAGAATGGATGTTGTTGCTGTAAAACAGAAATTGGAGCTTAAGACCAAGAAGAAAGTGGAACTTATTTCCCCTCAACCCAAAAAAGATGCTCCCGCCGCCGCAGCCGCAGCTCCTGCCGCTGCTGAGAAGAAGCCTGAAGAGAAGAAAGCTCCTGAAGAAAAACCTAAAGAG AGCACTGTCGTTTTGAAGATCCGGCTACATTGTGAAGGTTGCATCCAAAAAATCCGCagaatcattttgaaaatcaacG GAGTTCAGTCGGTGGATTTGGACGGAGTCAAAGATTTGGTTACCGTTAAAGGAACAATGGATGTGAAGCAACTTGAGCCGTATCTCAAAGACAAACTCAAAAGAAAGGTCGAAATTGTCCCACCCAAAAAGGAAGAAGCTGCCGGAGAAAAGACAAAGGAAGAATCCCCTGCTCCCGCTGCCGCGGCTGGTGGCGgcgaaaagaagaaggaagaagccGGTGGCGGTGgggagaaaaaggaaaaggaaggcGGTGggggagaaaagaaagaaggcgGTGGAGGAGAacagaaggaaaaagaaggcGGTGGGGAAAAAAAGGAGGGTGAATCAAAACCCGCACCAGCAGCAGCACCAGCAGCCGCGGGCGAGGGCGGTGGAGTAAAACCGGCGGATGTAGTGAACAAGTTTGAATATTACGGCGGATATCCATTCCAACAACTATACTACGAAGCACCGATGCAGTACCAAAGCTACTCAATGGAAGCTAACCCGAGTTACTATAACCCCAACTATGGTTACAATAACCATGGTTACGATAACCATGGTTACGTAGACCATAGATACGACGTCGTTCCAATGGACCCTCATTTTCCCCACCACATGCGAAACGATCAGCCGCAGATGTTCAGCGATGAGAATCCCAACGCTTGTTCCGTCATGTAA